From Erwinia pyri, a single genomic window includes:
- the secM gene encoding secA translation cis-regulator SecM, with translation MIGILNRWRQFGRRYFWPHLLLGMVAAGLGLPHAASERTTLPETASRSLNISSAARFDSLALLQESVRRPNFNVDYWHQHAIRTVIRHLSFTLTPARQPTAERVIPLEVQKLALLDTLNALLTHEARPPTIIRQTTGRQVAANTHYQTGLWLAQVQGIRAGPRSLA, from the coding sequence GTGATCGGTATTCTAAATCGTTGGCGACAATTTGGCAGACGTTATTTCTGGCCGCATCTCCTGTTGGGGATGGTCGCGGCCGGTCTTGGCCTGCCTCACGCTGCCAGCGAGAGAACAACTTTACCAGAAACCGCCTCCCGAAGTCTGAATATCAGCAGCGCTGCGCGCTTCGACAGCCTGGCGCTGCTGCAGGAGAGCGTCCGCCGTCCTAATTTCAATGTGGATTACTGGCATCAGCATGCCATCCGCACCGTTATCCGCCATCTCTCCTTTACGCTGACGCCAGCAAGGCAGCCCACCGCCGAACGGGTTATCCCGCTTGAAGTGCAAAAACTGGCGCTGCTGGACACGCTGAATGCGCTGTTGACCCACGAAGCCAGGCCGCCGACGATCATTCGTCAGACGACCGGTCGTCAGGTTGCAGCTAATACGCACTATCAGACAGGCCTCTGGCTGGCTCAGGTTCAGGG
- a CDS encoding DUF721 domain-containing protein — MRDSRPQSIENLFETTEGQGVLQTIQQRAIALNKLNRAVQGILPAQMHPWCRVANFRQGILVLETANASWMMRLRYEQSSLLSALRAQILPSLTAIDITINPSLAAKGQESVQKSGSQSAAEENAPGRQLSEQSAEILRSVASRSPEKLKRIIERLASLAGESTSSTSRNK, encoded by the coding sequence ATGCGTGATAGTCGCCCGCAATCAATTGAAAATTTATTCGAAACCACCGAAGGCCAGGGCGTGCTGCAAACTATTCAGCAGCGCGCGATTGCGCTCAATAAGCTTAACCGCGCCGTGCAGGGCATACTTCCTGCTCAGATGCATCCCTGGTGCCGCGTGGCGAATTTCCGCCAGGGCATTCTGGTGCTCGAAACCGCTAATGCCAGTTGGATGATGCGCTTACGCTACGAACAATCCAGCCTGCTGTCAGCTCTACGAGCGCAAATATTACCATCATTGACGGCGATCGACATCACCATAAATCCTTCCCTGGCTGCAAAAGGGCAGGAAAGCGTGCAAAAAAGCGGCAGTCAGTCGGCAGCGGAAGAAAATGCGCCAGGACGTCAGTTGAGCGAACAGAGTGCGGAAATATTGCGGAGTGTAGCGAGCCGGAGCCCGGAAAAACTGAAGAGAATAATAGAACGACTGGCCTCACTGGCCGGAGAGAGTACCAGCTCAACCAGTCGTAATAAGTAG